A window of Enoplosus armatus isolate fEnoArm2 chromosome 3, fEnoArm2.hap1, whole genome shotgun sequence contains these coding sequences:
- the rabif gene encoding guanine nucleotide exchange factor MSS4, whose protein sequence is MDNNQQSKESTDRSDLVSEDGKNSKSVVCQRCGSKVLCPGMAVFAEKELFLPSMRKKSGLSTTESSVDGDTLTAHWFVDDMFTFENVGFTKDVGKIKYLICADCEIGPIGWHCLDDKKSFYVAMERVNHA, encoded by the exons ATGGACAACAATCAACAGTCCAAAGAAAGCACGGACCGGTCCGACCTGGTTTCTGAGGACGGTAAGAACAGCAAGTCTGTCGTGTGTCAACGCTGCGGGTCCAAGGTGCTGTGCCCGGGGATGGCCGTGTTCGCAGAGAAAGAG CTGTTCCTTCCATCCATGCGGAAAAAGAGCGGCCTCAGCACCACAGAGAGCTCAGTGGACGGGGACACTCTGACCGCCCACTGGTTTGTGGATGACATGTTCACTTTTGAGAATGTGGGCTTCACTAAAGACGTGGGGAAAATCAAGTATCTCATCTGTGCAGATTGTGAGATTGGACCAATCGGCTGGCACTGTTTAGATGACAAGAAAAGTTTCTACGTCGCTATGGAAAGAGTGAATCATGCATAg
- the LOC139283412 gene encoding uncharacterized protein: MDKFENRLTEQVRLYRHLYDPSSRDHRDTQMVVNSWKEIATTLEKEEAFCRKAWKNMRDRFVKAKKKTRGRRVNKAAPPILEELEWLTQFVKHREADNNFDVEDDGAGFNSKDQKTPLKFCTPDVTSVDPPISSSAAGSLSPSPHSPAEPSLSGPPSEEMTYSSYSSSPSVNSSPHPDPSSSPLILLTSVATQSTHPDLLSPVSRKVTPPSPSTSPCTSAQKNRRTVDDAILTRLAHLDQERQTFRQQDNEDFRFAAVIVDMLAGVNPEHKPEVKFKIYQMLFEAAKRS; encoded by the exons ATGGACAAGTTCGAAAATAGACTGACTGAACAGGTACGCCTGTACCGGCATCTGTATGACCCTTCATcgagagaccacagagacactcAAATGGTCGTAAATTCATGGAAAGAGATTGCCACCACtctggaaaaggaagaggcatTTTGTCGGAAGGCGTGGAAGAACATGAGAGATCGCTTCGTCAAAGCGAAAAAGAAGACTCGTGGACGGCGTGTAAACAAAGCGGCCCCTCCGATTCTGGAGGAGCTGGAATGGCTGACCCAGTTCGTTAAACACCGAGAGGCGGACAATAATTTCGACGTGGAG gATGACGGGGCGGGATTCAACAGTAAAGACCAGAAGACACCACTAAAGTTCTGCACCCCAGACGTCACAAGTGTTGATCCACCCATATCTTCATCGGCGGCAGGCAGCCTCTCCCCATCACCACACTCACCTGCTGAACCATCACTTTCTGGACCGCCCTCAGAAGAGATGACATACTCTAGCTACTCTTCTTCACCCTCGGTTAACTCGTCACCTCACCCGGATCCCTCATCATCTCCCCTCATTCTACTCACCTCTGTCGCCACCCAATCAACCCATCCAGACCTACTTTCCCCTGTGTCACGAAAAGTCACCCCTCCTTCACCCTCGACGTCTCCCTGCACCTCAGCTCAGAAGAATAGACGCACCGTAGATGATGCCATTCTTACAAGATTGGCGCATCTGGaccaagagagacagacatttaGGCAGCAGGACAATGAGGACTTTCGGTTTGCTGCAGTAATTGTGGACATGCTGGCTGGAGTCAACCCAGAGCATAAACCAGaagttaaatttaaaatatACCAGATGCTATTTGAGGCAGCAAAACGATCGTAA
- the adipor1a gene encoding adiponectin receptor protein 1a, whose translation MSGRNGSASDADCRISEDCHVPDVELMELGPLLEEAGGRQAASKGVHPEGAAMLADEEEEDDEVGEVLTLPLQAHHAMEKMEEFVHKVWEGRWRVIPFHVLPEWLKDNDYLLHGHRPPMPSFRACFGSIFRIHTETGNIWTHLLGLILFICLGTLTMLRPNMYFMAPLQEKVVFGMFFLGAVLCLSFSWLFHTVYCHSEKVSRTFSKLDYSGIALLIMGSFVPWLYYSFYCSPQPRLIYLTIVCVLGIAAIIVAQWDRFSTPRHRPTRAGVFMGLGLSGIVPTMHFTIEEGFVKATTVGQMGWFYLMGAMYITGAGLYAARIPERYFPGKCDIWFHSHQIFHVLVVAAAFIHFYGVSNLQEFRYGLEGGCTDDTLL comes from the exons ATGTCAGGCCGAAACGGGTCTGCAAGTGATGCAGACTGCCGGATCTCTGAGGACTGCCATGTCCCAGATGTTGAGCTGATGGAGCTGGGGCCACTGCTGGAGGAGGCAGGGGGGCGACAGGCAGCATCGAAAGGCGTCCATCCAGAG GGAGCCGCAATGCTTgctgatgaggaagaggaggatgatgaggtgGGAGAGGTCCTGACCTTACCACTTCAGGCTCACCATGCcatggagaagatggaggagtttgtacacaaa GTTTGGGAGGGGCGCTGGAGGGTCATCCCTTTTCATGTCCTGCCTGAGTGGCTGAAGGACAACGATTACCTCCTGCATGGACATCGGCCCCCCATGCCCTCTTTCCGGGCCTGTTTTGGAAGCATCTTCAGAATTCACACTGAGACAGGAAACATCTGGACTCACCTGTTAG ggCTGATCTTATTCATTTGTCTGGGCACGTTAACCATGCTGCGGCCCAACATGTATTTTATGGCCCCACTGCAAGAGAAAGTGGTGTTCGGGATGTTCTTCCTGGGAGCTGTGCTCTGCCTCAGCTTCTCCTGGCTTTTTCATACCGTGTACTGCCACTCTGAGAAAGTGTCTCGCACCTTCTCCAA GCTTGACTACTCGGGCATTGCCCTCCTCATCATGGGCTCCTTCGTACCCTGGCTGTACTACTCGTTCTATTGTTCCCCTCAGCCTCGACTTATCTACCTCACCATTGTATGTGTCCTCGGCATCGCCGCCATCATAGTGGCCCAGTGGGACCGGTTCTCTACTCCTCGTCACAGACCTACAAGAGCAG GTGTGTTCATGGGTCTTGGACTAAGCGGCATTGTCCCCACCATGCACTTCACCATCGAGGAAGGCTTTGTTAAGGCCACCACAGTCGGCCAGATGGGTTGGTTCTACCTGATGGGTGCCATGTATATCACTGGTGCTGGTCTGTATGCAGCCAGGATCCCTGAGCGCTATTTTCCTGGAAAGTGTGACATTTGG TTCCACTCTCATCAGATTTTCCATGTCCTGGTCGTGGCAGCGGCGTTCATCCACTTCTACGGGGTTTCCAACCTGCAGGAGTTCCGCTACGGCCTCGAGGGAGGATGCACAGACGACACTCTACTCTGA